A genome region from Piliocolobus tephrosceles isolate RC106 chromosome 8, ASM277652v3, whole genome shotgun sequence includes the following:
- the CNPY1 gene encoding protein canopy homolog 1 isoform X2, with translation MKQGRYRGEQIPLAQSEAFLTDLLEKVCERMNDYKLEEDPVTKERTFKRFAPRKGDRIYQEFKKLYFYSDAYRPLKFACETIIEEYEDEIFSLIAQEAHYLADKLCSEKSDLCETSADHTEL, from the exons ATCCCCCTAGCCCAGTCGGAGGCGTTCCTAACGGACCTTTTGGAGAAAGTCTGTGAGCGAATGAACGACTACAAGCTTGAGGAAGACCCTGTGACGAAGGAGAGAACTTTCAAGAGATTTGCTCCTAGGAAAGGAGACAGAATAtaccaagaatttaaaaaattatatttttattctgatgCTTACAGACCTTTGAAATTTGCG TGTGAAACTATAATAGAAGAGTATGAAGATGAAATATTCTCACTTATCGCCCAGGAGGCACACTATCTAGCTGACAAGCTGTGCAGTGAAAAATCAG atctgTGTGAAACTTCTGCTGATCATACTGAGCTCTAG
- the CNPY1 gene encoding protein canopy homolog 1 isoform X3, producing MGRPSIPLAQSEAFLTDLLEKVCERMNDYKLEEDPVTKERTFKRFAPRKGDRIYQEFKKLYFYSDAYRPLKFACETIIEEYEDEIFSLIAQEAHYLADKLCSEKSDLCETSADHTEL from the exons ATGGGGCGCCCGTCC ATCCCCCTAGCCCAGTCGGAGGCGTTCCTAACGGACCTTTTGGAGAAAGTCTGTGAGCGAATGAACGACTACAAGCTTGAGGAAGACCCTGTGACGAAGGAGAGAACTTTCAAGAGATTTGCTCCTAGGAAAGGAGACAGAATAtaccaagaatttaaaaaattatatttttattctgatgCTTACAGACCTTTGAAATTTGCG TGTGAAACTATAATAGAAGAGTATGAAGATGAAATATTCTCACTTATCGCCCAGGAGGCACACTATCTAGCTGACAAGCTGTGCAGTGAAAAATCAG atctgTGTGAAACTTCTGCTGATCATACTGAGCTCTAG
- the CNPY1 gene encoding protein canopy homolog 1 isoform X4: MNDYKLEEDPVTKERTFKRFAPRKGDRIYQEFKKLYFYSDAYRPLKFACETIIEEYEDEIFSLIAQEAHYLADKLCSEKSDLCETSADHTEL, from the exons ATGAACGACTACAAGCTTGAGGAAGACCCTGTGACGAAGGAGAGAACTTTCAAGAGATTTGCTCCTAGGAAAGGAGACAGAATAtaccaagaatttaaaaaattatatttttattctgatgCTTACAGACCTTTGAAATTTGCG TGTGAAACTATAATAGAAGAGTATGAAGATGAAATATTCTCACTTATCGCCCAGGAGGCACACTATCTAGCTGACAAGCTGTGCAGTGAAAAATCAG atctgTGTGAAACTTCTGCTGATCATACTGAGCTCTAG